In one window of Massilibacterium senegalense DNA:
- a CDS encoding type III restriction-modification system endonuclease yields MELILQRNLPHQQKAVDAVNAVFNGVQIEPPKQYFENPSINLTDEKIKHNITNIQADLPTEYRGFTPPTNHLSIDIKMETGTGKTYVYTHMMYELHKRYGINKFIIAVPSLAIKAGTAHFLQDEYVKKHFTDVCGYGTEIEVGVLESLKSCKKGRTYFPSVVSDFVRGSSQNTKKIHVLLVNMQLLAVRKNGLLSRDDYDYGAEGFYRPFDALKATKPFVIIDEPHRFSRDQKAYQVIEEEIQPQSIIRFGATYSDITSGRGKNKTTRKDYQNLLYDLNACYSFNLNLIKGVAKEHFEPISKQAEKVKITTIKRNDYVNFQYKKKDEPNKTFTLKKDDSLSVIHQAFEGITIDAIEGSFVVFSNGIEKQTGEELDVDIYMTSYQEQMMRLALERHFETERENFTERNFKIKTLALFFIDDIASYRDSEDGKVPYLKNTFEQLLKERIEKELSTLTEYESEYKEYLEASLVDISACHAGYFSQDNSDLDEDIANEVETILHGKKQLLSFKKKDGTPNTLRFLFSKWTLKEGWDNPNVFTIAKLRSSGSENSKLQEVGRGLRLPVDEHGNRISNEEFQLNYIVDFTEADFAERLVEQINGEIPQAAVITEEQLAKVASKLGITSDDLFDILYDKKYIDRKMNINIETRDEFFAEFPDFELGLSSGKVKDRNKNKPKPVRIRKGAYNEIRELWEKINQRYLLFYDRDLDKDMKDVVLSILEEPGVFTDVVMTSSREIIQSDGTSMTIADKTGLQYVVSRTIPYNEFLLRIMRGTNIPIETMHQSMCEYVEKNGDIDSKYINESSVSVIIQKFNEWKNTNLQGRFHYAKSETPVTSTALSYEDGSPRETISQGRIGTKIAPGTPSDKYLYDAFAYDSPLEQKNISTDIEEVIVYGKIPRNSIAIPTITGGMYSPDFMYVVRRATGEKELNIVVETKDVEDKTNIRGTENAKIECAKVFFNVLSEDGYKVYFHDQLNNKQMAQIIKEVLRDNND; encoded by the coding sequence TTGGAACTAATATTACAACGTAATTTGCCTCATCAACAGAAAGCAGTTGATGCTGTAAATGCTGTTTTTAATGGTGTTCAAATTGAGCCTCCTAAGCAGTATTTTGAAAACCCATCAATCAATTTAACAGATGAGAAAATTAAACATAATATCACAAATATTCAAGCTGATTTACCAACTGAATATCGTGGCTTTACACCTCCGACTAACCATTTAAGTATAGATATTAAGATGGAAACAGGAACAGGTAAAACCTATGTTTATACACACATGATGTATGAACTGCATAAAAGATATGGCATTAATAAATTTATTATTGCAGTACCTTCCTTGGCAATAAAGGCTGGGACTGCTCATTTTCTTCAAGATGAATATGTGAAAAAACATTTCACCGATGTATGTGGATATGGAACGGAAATAGAAGTTGGTGTGCTAGAGTCTCTAAAAAGTTGTAAAAAAGGAAGAACATACTTTCCTAGTGTTGTAAGCGATTTTGTTCGGGGTTCTTCACAAAACACAAAGAAAATTCATGTATTACTTGTTAATATGCAACTACTAGCAGTTCGTAAAAACGGTCTTCTTAGTCGTGATGATTATGATTACGGTGCAGAAGGATTTTATCGTCCGTTTGATGCCTTAAAAGCTACAAAACCGTTTGTCATTATTGATGAACCACATCGTTTCTCACGTGATCAGAAGGCATATCAGGTTATTGAGGAAGAAATACAACCACAAAGTATTATTCGTTTTGGAGCTACATATTCCGACATTACAAGTGGTCGTGGAAAGAACAAAACTACGAGAAAAGATTATCAAAATTTATTATATGATTTAAACGCATGCTATTCTTTTAATTTAAATTTAATTAAAGGTGTTGCAAAAGAGCATTTTGAACCAATCTCTAAACAAGCAGAAAAAGTTAAAATAACAACGATAAAAAGAAATGACTATGTAAACTTTCAATATAAAAAGAAAGATGAACCGAATAAAACATTTACACTTAAAAAGGATGATTCACTCTCCGTTATCCATCAAGCATTTGAAGGAATTACGATTGATGCAATCGAAGGATCATTTGTCGTATTTTCCAATGGAATAGAGAAACAAACAGGCGAAGAGCTTGATGTGGATATTTATATGACTTCATACCAAGAACAAATGATGCGCTTAGCATTAGAAAGACATTTTGAAACTGAGCGAGAAAATTTTACAGAACGTAACTTTAAAATAAAAACATTAGCATTATTTTTCATTGATGATATTGCTTCATACCGGGATAGTGAAGATGGTAAAGTTCCTTATTTGAAAAACACATTTGAACAATTATTAAAAGAACGAATTGAAAAGGAACTATCTACACTAACAGAATATGAATCGGAATATAAAGAATATCTAGAAGCCAGTTTAGTAGATATTAGTGCATGTCATGCGGGGTATTTTTCACAAGATAACAGTGATTTAGACGAAGATATTGCAAATGAAGTTGAAACAATATTACATGGCAAGAAACAATTATTATCGTTTAAGAAAAAAGACGGTACACCAAACACATTACGATTCTTATTTTCAAAATGGACCTTAAAAGAAGGATGGGACAACCCTAACGTATTTACAATCGCTAAACTACGTTCAAGTGGTAGTGAAAATAGTAAACTTCAAGAAGTAGGACGTGGACTCAGACTCCCAGTTGATGAACATGGTAACCGAATTTCAAATGAGGAATTTCAACTTAATTACATAGTTGATTTTACTGAGGCAGACTTTGCAGAACGACTTGTTGAACAAATTAATGGGGAAATTCCACAAGCTGCAGTCATTACAGAAGAACAACTTGCTAAAGTTGCATCTAAACTTGGCATAACTTCCGATGATTTATTTGATATTTTATATGATAAAAAGTATATCGATCGCAAAATGAATATTAATATAGAAACACGAGATGAGTTCTTTGCTGAATTCCCGGATTTTGAACTGGGCTTATCATCAGGAAAAGTTAAAGATAGAAATAAAAACAAACCAAAACCAGTTAGAATTCGTAAAGGTGCTTATAATGAAATACGTGAGTTATGGGAAAAAATAAATCAACGTTACCTACTCTTTTATGATAGAGATTTAGATAAAGATATGAAGGATGTTGTTTTGTCCATCTTGGAAGAACCAGGTGTGTTTACAGATGTTGTAATGACAAGCTCACGTGAAATTATTCAAAGTGATGGAACGTCCATGACCATTGCAGATAAAACAGGTTTACAATATGTTGTTTCTAGAACGATTCCGTATAATGAATTTTTATTAAGAATTATGAGAGGTACAAATATTCCAATTGAAACGATGCATCAGTCGATGTGTGAATACGTTGAAAAAAATGGGGACATTGATTCGAAATATATAAATGAAAGTTCTGTTAGTGTCATTATTCAAAAGTTTAACGAATGGAAGAACACAAATTTACAAGGACGTTTCCATTATGCTAAAAGTGAAACACCAGTTACATCAACAGCACTTTCATACGAAGATGGAAGTCCACGAGAAACAATCTCACAAGGTAGAATTGGAACAAAAATTGCTCCTGGTACACCGAGCGATAAATATTTGTATGACGCTTTTGCTTATGATTCACCGCTGGAACAGAAGAATATTTCTACTGATATAGAAGAAGTAATTGTGTACGGAAAAATACCAAGAAATAGTATCGCAATTCCAACGATTACAGGTGGAATGTATAG